A stretch of DNA from Ovis aries strain OAR_USU_Benz2616 breed Rambouillet chromosome 14, ARS-UI_Ramb_v3.0, whole genome shotgun sequence:
ATCCACACCAAGCAAGGATGCCCCTCAAGGCCTCTGCCTGTGTCTTCTCCTTGGGGAACAGTCATCCCTTGCTTCATTGCGACCCCTCCTTGGGTCCCTCAGGGAGACGCTTAAACAGAGTCAGACCCTTTGTCCGCACTCTGTCCCTCCACCGACTGTCCTTTCAGACACTGGTCATTTCTTGACATTGTACGGCATGTCTTCATTTGAGTACTGTCTGTCTTCTCAACAACATCAGCTCCGTGAGGTCCCTAGCGCAGTGCCTAGCACGCAGTCAGAGCTCACTAGACATCTGCTGAGTGACCACCTCTACCCGCCTTGTCTGTGCCCCCcactcccctgcccacccctgctCCCTGACTCAGAGGCCTCTCCCTGCAGTTCACGCCCGCCATCCGGCCGTTCCTGCAGACCATCTCCATCGGACTGGTGTCCTTCGGGGAGCACTACAAACGCAACGAGACTGGCATCGGTAAGTCCCCGCAGGGCCCTGCCCGCAGCCGCCCCCACCCATCCTGTCCCTCCCCCGCACCAGGGCCCTAGCAAGGCCTCCAGGGGCTCCCTGACACCCCTCCCGACCTCCAGGTGTGACCGCCAGCTCCCTCTTCACTGGCGGCCGCTTTGCCATCGACCCTGAGCTGCGTGGGGCCGAGTTTGAGCGGATCATTCAGAACCTGGACGTGCACTTCTGGAAAGCCTTCTGGAATATCACCGAGATCCAGGTGCTATCGGTGAGCCTGGGGTCCAGCGATGGGGACGTGATGGGGCCCAGAGACACGTCCCAGGCCCAGGGAGGGCACAGGAGGGAAGAGACGGGCGGAGAGGTTGGAGGGGAGGTGTGACGGGGACCCCTGCCAGCAGCTGCTCCTGTTACCCCCGGCCCAGTCTCTAGCAAACATGGCTTCGACCACCGTGAGGGTAAGCCGCCTGCTCAGCCTGCCACCCGTCGCCTTTGAAATGCCTCTGACCTCGGACCCCGAGCTCACGGTCACCATCTCACCCCCGCTGGCCCACACAGGCCCTGGGCCCGTCCTCGTCAGGCTTATCTCGTATGACCTGCGGGAAGGACAGGTAGGGCCCCAGCTCTGCCAGAACAGGCGCAGAGCTGAGGAGCACAGAGGGAGCGCCTTCCCCACCGCCTCACAGCTCACACCTGCCCCCTCTCCCGTCTCCCGTCTCTCGGAGGAGTGAGGCCCAGGCAGGCGGCCCCCGCCCTGAGACCCAccacctcctccttcttctcccccCAGAACAGCAAGGAGCTCAGCAGCTTCGTGACGTCCGAGGGCCCCAGGAGCCTGGAGCTGCGGCTGCGCCCCCAGCAGGCACCCCGCTCCAGGGCCCTGGTGGTGCACATCCACGGTGGTGGCTTCGTGGCCCAGACCTCCAAGTCCCACGAGCCTTACCTCAAGAGCTGGGCCCAGGAGCTGGGTGTTCCCATCCTCTCCATCGACTACTCCCTGGCCCCCGAGGCCCCCTTCCCCCGGGCGCTCGAAGAGTGCTTCTACGCCTACTGCTGGGCCGTCAAGCACTGCGCCCTGCTCGGTGAGCCCCCTCCCAGCCTGCCTCAGCCCCCCAGCACAGCAGGGGCAAAGAGCCAGGAGGCACTGGAGCCTCAGTTTCAACGCCCTGCCTCCCAGCCCACCTCCCGCCACCCGCCTCTGCCACCTGCCCACCCCACTGTGCCCCCCGCCTGCCGCTCTGCCTCTGTCGCCTCCGGACTCCCACCTTCCACTTCCTGCTTCCCCCCACTCTAGCCCTGACGCTCCGTCCCCCACTGCCCCCTGACCTCTGGCCTTTTCTTCCGTCCTCCTGTTTCTTTCCCCACTGCTGCCCCTTGCTCGCGGCCACCCAGCCAGGCTCCAGCCCACTCTTCCAGCTCCTCTGCCTTCCCACTCCCTACACAGCCCGGGAGGAACAGAGCAGGGTGAGGCCGTGCCGCGGGCTTAGGGCACAGGACGCCAGCCTGAACCCTGGCTGCCATCTTCTCGCCTTGCTGCCCCTCCCTCCTGACATGGGCGCTGGGTCTCCCCTCTCTCAGCACCCTTCCTCCTTGCTCCTGACCCCCAAGCTTCCCCATAGCCTCCTGATCTCCAGACCTCTccatgtcctcagcctgcctGATCCTCTGCCCACTATCCCCCAAATAGGTCCAGATCCCTGCCTTAGTTTCCCAGTCTCTAAAATGGCAGTGGGCCAGAACCCCAAGCCCGACCTCCTAGAGCCCAGAGCTCCAGCTCCTCCCTGCCATGCTTGACCAAGCCCTCTCCACACCAGGCTCAACAGGTGAACGGATATGCCTCGCCGGAGACAGCGCCGGCGGGAACCTCTGCTTCACTGTGTCCCTTCGGGCAGCAGCCTACGGGGTGCGCGTGCCAGATGGCATCATGGCGGCCTACCCGGCCACCATGCTTCAGTCTACCGCCTCCCCTTCCCGCCTGCTGAGCCTCATGGACCCCCTGCTGCCTCTCAGCGTGCTCTCCAAGTGCGTCAGCGCCTATGCCGGTTAGTCCCGTCCTCACACAACTAGGGCCCCGGCTCCTTCAGGGACAGAGACTAGAGCCCTGTCTCACTGGGTACAAAGGAGGCGAATCTGAGACTCCCTGTTCCTGCTGAAGCCGTCAGATAGTCTAGGTCCCTGAGGGCAGAGGTGCCTGAGGTTGTGTGTGTTGAGACTGGGCCCACAAAGAGAGGAGACCAActcacccccaccacacacacatccactCACAGGTGCGGAGACTGAGGACCACTCCGACTCAGACCAGAAGGCGCTGGGCGTGATGGGGCTCGTGCAGCGGGACACGGCCCTGCTCTTGCGAGACCTCCGCCTGGGCGCCTCCTCGTGGCTCAACTCCTTCTTGGAGCTGGGTGGGCAAAAGTCCCACCTGAAATCAGTGCCCAAGACAGGTGAGTGGCACCCTTCCCTCACAAACCCATCCAGCATGGCCAGGAGGGACAGCCTGGCACCAGAAGTCCTGGGGGAGGCAAggggctgggccctgggcacTCAGAGAAGCAGAGATCACCTTCCTGGCTCCCTGCCATAAAGCCTTAGTCTACATTCTGGGAATTCCAGAACTTCTGATCGCACGGGTCAGCTTAGAATCCCAGGAACTATAAGATTTAGCTTTCCAAACACCCCCTCCCAGAAAGGCACCCTAGGGAATGACTCAGAAGGCCAGCCGTGTGTCCTGATTTTCAGTCCCAAGAATCCAGTCCACTGAAATTCCCTGGGCCCTCAGGTGGAAGTCCAGCTCTCCTAGATTCTTTCCTGACTTTTAACAGAGCCAAGCAGGGAGATCAGAAAGGGGGAGAGACATCAGTAAGTGGAGGAAATCCCCACCCCAGGTAGGTGGGAAGACCCTCAGGCTGCAAAAAATCACTTCCATCCAGGgatccattttttcccatttcctaACATTTTAAGGATTTTAAAGCACAGCCACCTCAAATTACTTTCTATCTAATCAACAGTATTTTCTGGGTAATAGAAATTGCATGTTCAAAAGTAGATAACattcccagggacttccctggcagtccagtggttaggactcagtgctttcataGCCGagaacacaggttcaacccctggtcagggaactaggatcccacaggccacgggCCAAGAAAAAAAGTAGATACAGTTCCTGTTATTCAGAAAAGTATTCCAATTgaatatgctttattttaaattcagtttttaatatCAGGATATTCCAGCCAACACAAATAAATACACCCAAAAACAGGCGGCACAgtagctaaagaatctgcctgcatatgcaggagactcaaggactcagttttgatccctgggctaggaaaatatcctgcagaaggaaatggcaacccattccagtatccttatctgggaaatgccatggacagaggagcctgatgggctacagtccacggagtagCAAAAGTTGGACTCAGCTAAACACATACATGCAAAAGCAATTAAAAAGGATTTGAATTTTAGACACATGGACCATTTGGCACTGGGGCTTTCTTTGTAGGAGAAAGATGACAAGAGCAGACCCTAGAGGCACACCCGCCAGTTGAGCTCCCTACAGTACCAGGTACTATACCAGGCAAGTTGCAGTATCTGTGCACCTAGCTGTGCCCCTCTGGGGGAAATGGGAACAGTAAGAATACCTGCCTCATTACGTTGCTGTAAGGACTGCCTACCTATTTGTGTcaagcacctggcacacagtaggtgctgtTTTGTGCCTTGTACCTAGAACACAGTAGGTGCTCTTAGAAGATACCAGCACCCTGATTGGCCGTATCTGTGATTCTAGTCAACAGCTTGGTTCCATTGACCCTCTGGGCTACAGGGCACCTAAGCAGTTATTCTCATATCATCCTGCTTCATGGGTTTATAAAggcaagtgaaagaaaaaaaagaaaaactgaaaaatgtaagGTCCTGGCAGTAGTGGTAAGCAGAATGGTCCTGATTAAATCGGTGGAGCTGAGGCCACCGTGGGCACACCAGGCAGGCCTGAAGTGCACCTTTAGCATCAGCTGGGCACTGGCTTGTCTGTCATtcagagggaagggatggggacttccctagtggtccaatggctaagactccatgcttccagtgcaggggtcctgAATTCGATcgttggtcagggaactaagatcccatgtgcttcaCAGctaagccaaaaaacaaaaaggggaAGGGATgaggtgaagaacagggaggaaTTTCGGGGAGCAGGTCTACATAGCTAAAGCTGTGGGGGTCTCTGGAAGTCTTGATATGTCCTCAAGTCCTTGATAGTGCCCTGTGAACACAGCCTCCTTTCAAGCCATGTGGGCTTGCTCACCATTACACTTTGATCCGTTCATGCTCTCTGTCTCAAGTGACCAGGAAAAGCTGACAGCCCTATGTTGGAGGCTAAGGAGGCAGCTAAAACAAGGCAACTGGTAATAAAACATTACCAGGTGTttggcagaaatgaacacaattctgtaaagcaattatccttaattaaaaataagtttaaaattaaaatatatatatatatagatagatagataagatATATTATGACCTCCCAGGGATGTGTtctgtgctcaattgctcagtcatgtctgactctctgtggccccgtggaccacagtcctccaggctcctctgtccttggaattttccatgcaaggatactggagtgggttgccatttcctactccaggagatattcccaacccagtgatggacaccacgcctcctgcattgacaggcagattctttactagcaccacctgggaagcctccccaGGGGTAGCAGTACCTAATCCGGAATCTTATTAATCCCACTGAGTTCCCACCACCTCCTGTAAAGTAAGGACTATTTTTATCCCCTTTgttcagaagaggaaacaggctcCCAGAGGTAAACTGACTGGCATTTCATGTTTCCagtcacacacacccctccattAGGACAGAGCCCCACCTCCAAGACAGGGGACTCCTTCCACCGTCCCCTTGGAACTGCAGCCTGGGGCACCCTGGAGTCTGGGCCTCTACAGCCCTAGGGTGCAAATCCCCCACCGGCCTCTGCTCCCAAGCCGGCCTTCCCTGCCAGCCACCCACACACCCGACCCAACAGAGCCAGGCTTAGCTGCAGGCCTGGCCGGTCTCCTGACCTTGCTCCTCTTGCAGAGCCAATGCGGCGCAGTGTGTCTGAAGCAGCCCTGACCCAGCCGGAGGGCCCACTGGGAACCAACTCCCTCAAGAGCCTGAAGCTGCATGACCTGGGCCTCAGGAACAGCAGCGACACAACAGACACGCCAGAGCTGTCACTGTCCGCGGAGATACTCAGCTCCTCAGCACCCTCAACCGTCAACTTCTTACTTGGGTCTGAGGATGAATCTGAAGTGTCTGAGGCCCCAGAAGAGCTGAACAGCAAGGACCGACTTCGAGGTGTGGGCTCGGCCTTCCCCGAGGGTTTCCACCCACGGCGCTGCAGCCAGGGTGCCATGTGGATGCCCCTCTACTCAGCCCCCATCGTCAAGAACCCCTTCATGTCACCGCTGCTGGCACCGGACAGCATGCTGCAGACCCTGCCACCTGTGCACATCGTGGTGAGCGCCAGGCCAGGAAGGTGGAGCAGGCGAGGAGTGGGGTTGGCGGGGGCCTGGAGCGCCCGGAGAAAGGCGCTCCCGGGGAGCCgagaggagggaaagggagaaagcgAGGCTGCAGTGAGAGGGGCACCAGCAGGAGGGAAGGCCTGGCAGCGGGGGGACTGAGGGGGTCAGATTTGCCCGTTGGCTTTTGTTGAGATCGCCGGGTAGGCGCTGGGCTTGGAGAGCTGGGGAAGGGGCAAAGAGAGAGTGGGTCTCTGGGGGGAGGGAGAAGCCAGGCAGAGGCCAGTCAGGCTCATTCTCCGATTCTCCGCCCCATCCTCGTGTCTCCTGCCTCTGCCTTCCCCCCGCCGTCTGCGCAtttccctgccccgcccccgcaGGCCTGCGCGCTAGACCCCATGCTGGACGACTCAGTCATGTTCGCGCGGCGGCTCCGCGGCCTGGGCCAGCCCGTGACGCTGCGCGTGGTGGAGGACCTGCCGCACGGCTTCCTGAGCCTGGCGGCGCTGTGCCGGGAGACGCGGCAGGCAGCCGCGCTGTGCGTGGAGCGCATCCGCCTCATCCTCAATCTTCCCAGCCCGCCGGTCTGAGCCGGGGCACGGAGCCAGGCCCCGCGGGGAGAGGGGAGTCGCGGGGGGCGACACTAAAGGCTGCTTGTACTCATCTGCCGCAGGGCTCCCTGGTGAATGCGCCTTGGGAAGGGCGGTGGGGACCCCGGGCCCGGGCTCCCCGGCCCATCCAGGCCCTCGGGCTGGGTGGAAGGGGGCGGGCTGTGCCTTAAGTGGGGGGAACGGCATGGGGAGAGTCAGGAGGGGGCCCCCTCCCCAAAGCTAAGACCCTggcctgggggaggagggtgcACACAAACCAGCCTCAGAGACAGCCGGACTTGCACGGGATCACTGCCTTCTATTGCTGTGACCACTGCAGGGGCGGGCCTGGCCCGACCTTGCAGATCgatttgctttgtttgtttcttgtaaataaatgtatttaattagTTTGGCCTCTGGCAAatagacaggcttccctggtggctcagtggtaaagaatcctgccaatgcaagagacacaagggactcgggttcaatccctgggttgggaatatcccctggagaagggaacggcaacccactccagtatccttgcctggagaagaatcccacggacagaggagcctggcgggctgcagtccatagggtcgcaaaggagTCAGGACCTAGCAATTAAACGGGCAAATAGAGTGGGGATGGGGGTTGCCCACCAGGGGGCAGCATCAGAAGCCCAAGAAGTTGGCACTGGCGAGCCAACTGAAGGCTAGGGACCCAACACCTGGGTCCTGAGAATGAAGAGGTGTGCAGGCCTGGATTCTTGAGTGTGGAAGGGCAGGAGCCCCCCTACTAACACAGAGCCACCTCCTCCTCAGACCTAATCCAGGTACAGTGCCAGAAGCTGGCTTCTCAGCTACTCCTCTTTACAAACCTAGC
This window harbors:
- the LIPE gene encoding hormone-sensitive lipase isoform X3, whose product is MKPGRSTVPIRELTTVEPDSKLVSRPDWEPEPPQIPITQPASEPENTPTAQPASKAQQAPDLPQNLTAQQRPLAQQETEGQQEPPAQQKSTLHQEFRAPQASALKPSPPIQRVPFSKQEAASHPRPEPGKESRTQQTPELREGSRAQRQPEPQNEPPAQTEPMSQERQQQSDLAAQGVKSGEESLAEWQFLSKPNEPSEQPSTSEWKTFLEWVTDSGTKPDVGFTLDIDSPATQGRMAAPGKKLAFKDQPDYETMSGFGGMPTPRKKISSQNPRQYLYTASRLLQRMDLRTMTQSLVTLAEDNMAFFSSQGPGEMARRLTGVFVGIREQALGLEPALGRLLSVAHLFDLDTETPANGYRSLVHTARCCLAHLLHKSRYVASNRRSIFFRTSHNLAELEAYLAALTQLRALAYYAQHLLTTNQPGRLFFEGDERVIADFLQEYVTLHKGCFYGRCLGFQFTPAIRPFLQTISIGLVSFGEHYKRNETGIGVTASSLFTGGRFAIDPELRGAEFERIIQNLDVHFWKAFWNITEIQVLSSLANMASTTVRVSRLLSLPPVAFEMPLTSDPELTVTISPPLAHTGPGPVLVRLISYDLREGQNSKELSSFVTSEGPRSLELRLRPQQAPRSRALVVHIHGGGFVAQTSKSHEPYLKSWAQELGVPILSIDYSLAPEAPFPRALEECFYAYCWAVKHCALLGSTGERICLAGDSAGGNLCFTVSLRAAAYGVRVPDGIMAAYPATMLQSTASPSRLLSLMDPLLPLSVLSKCVSAYAGAETEDHSDSDQKALGVMGLVQRDTALLLRDLRLGASSWLNSFLELGGQKSHLKSVPKTEPMRRSVSEAALTQPEGPLGTNSLKSLKLHDLGLRNSSDTTDTPELSLSAEILSSSAPSTVNFLLGSEDESEVSEAPEELNSKDRLRGVGSAFPEGFHPRRCSQGAMWMPLYSAPIVKNPFMSPLLAPDSMLQTLPPVHIVACALDPMLDDSVMFARRLRGLGQPVTLRVVEDLPHGFLSLAALCRETRQAAALCVERIRLILNLPSPPV
- the LIPE gene encoding hormone-sensitive lipase, which codes for MDLRTMTQSLVTLAEDNMAFFSSQGPGEMARRLTGVFVGIREQALGLEPALGRLLSVAHLFDLDTETPANGYRSLVHTARCCLAHLLHKSRYVASNRRSIFFRTSHNLAELEAYLAALTQLRALAYYAQHLLTTNQPGRLFFEGDERVIADFLQEYVTLHKGCFYGRCLGFQFTPAIRPFLQTISIGLVSFGEHYKRNETGIGVTASSLFTGGRFAIDPELRGAEFERIIQNLDVHFWKAFWNITEIQVLSSLANMASTTVRVSRLLSLPPVAFEMPLTSDPELTVTISPPLAHTGPGPVLVRLISYDLREGQNSKELSSFVTSEGPRSLELRLRPQQAPRSRALVVHIHGGGFVAQTSKSHEPYLKSWAQELGVPILSIDYSLAPEAPFPRALEECFYAYCWAVKHCALLGSTGERICLAGDSAGGNLCFTVSLRAAAYGVRVPDGIMAAYPATMLQSTASPSRLLSLMDPLLPLSVLSKCVSAYAGAETEDHSDSDQKALGVMGLVQRDTALLLRDLRLGASSWLNSFLELGGQKSHLKSVPKTEPMRRSVSEAALTQPEGPLGTNSLKSLKLHDLGLRNSSDTTDTPELSLSAEILSSSAPSTVNFLLGSEDESEVSEAPEELNSKDRLRGVGSAFPEGFHPRRCSQGAMWMPLYSAPIVKNPFMSPLLAPDSMLQTLPPVHIVQGSPTSGS
- the LIPE gene encoding hormone-sensitive lipase isoform X2, which produces MDLRTMTQSLVTLAEDNMAFFSSQGPGEMARRLTGVFVGIREQALGLEPALGRLLSVAHLFDLDTETPANGYRSLVHTARCCLAHLLHKSRYVASNRRSIFFRTSHNLAELEAYLAALTQLRALAYYAQHLLTTNQPGRLFFEGDERVIADFLQEYVTLHKGCFYGRCLGFQFTPAIRPFLQTISIGLVSFGEHYKRNETGIGVTASSLFTGGRFAIDPELRGAEFERIIQNLDVHFWKAFWNITEIQVLSSLANMASTTVRVSRLLSLPPVAFEMPLTSDPELTVTISPPLAHTGPGPVLVRLISYDLREGQNSKELSSFVTSEGPRSLELRLRPQQAPRSRALVVHIHGGGFVAQTSKSHEPYLKSWAQELGVPILSIDYSLAPEAPFPRALEECFYAYCWAVKHCALLGSTGERICLAGDSAGGNLCFTVSLRAAAYGVRVPDGIMAAYPATMLQSTASPSRLLSLMDPLLPLSVLSKCVSAYAGAETEDHSDSDQKALGVMGLVQRDTALLLRDLRLGASSWLNSFLELGGQKSHLKSVPKTEPMRRSVSEAALTQPEGPLGTNSLKSLKLHDLGLRNSSDTTDTPELSLSAEILSSSAPSTVNFLLGSEDESEVSEAPEELNSKDRLRGVGSAFPEGFHPRRCSQGAMWMPLYSAPIVKNPFMSPLLAPDSMLQTLPPVHIVACALDPMLDDSVMFARRLRGLGQPVTLRVVEDLPHGFLSLAALCRETRQAAALCVERIRLILNLPSPPV
- the LIPE gene encoding hormone-sensitive lipase isoform X1: MESAWETRPQVASEAPASKRVREGSKSERRRWWRKARAKASRLLQRMDLRTMTQSLVTLAEDNMAFFSSQGPGEMARRLTGVFVGIREQALGLEPALGRLLSVAHLFDLDTETPANGYRSLVHTARCCLAHLLHKSRYVASNRRSIFFRTSHNLAELEAYLAALTQLRALAYYAQHLLTTNQPGRLFFEGDERVIADFLQEYVTLHKGCFYGRCLGFQFTPAIRPFLQTISIGLVSFGEHYKRNETGIGVTASSLFTGGRFAIDPELRGAEFERIIQNLDVHFWKAFWNITEIQVLSSLANMASTTVRVSRLLSLPPVAFEMPLTSDPELTVTISPPLAHTGPGPVLVRLISYDLREGQNSKELSSFVTSEGPRSLELRLRPQQAPRSRALVVHIHGGGFVAQTSKSHEPYLKSWAQELGVPILSIDYSLAPEAPFPRALEECFYAYCWAVKHCALLGSTGERICLAGDSAGGNLCFTVSLRAAAYGVRVPDGIMAAYPATMLQSTASPSRLLSLMDPLLPLSVLSKCVSAYAGAETEDHSDSDQKALGVMGLVQRDTALLLRDLRLGASSWLNSFLELGGQKSHLKSVPKTEPMRRSVSEAALTQPEGPLGTNSLKSLKLHDLGLRNSSDTTDTPELSLSAEILSSSAPSTVNFLLGSEDESEVSEAPEELNSKDRLRGVGSAFPEGFHPRRCSQGAMWMPLYSAPIVKNPFMSPLLAPDSMLQTLPPVHIVACALDPMLDDSVMFARRLRGLGQPVTLRVVEDLPHGFLSLAALCRETRQAAALCVERIRLILNLPSPPV